A DNA window from Brenneria izadpanahii contains the following coding sequences:
- a CDS encoding ABC transporter permease, which translates to MKNSHAEHAAAPANGIIPRQGKTFRLPTTVRGFLRNPAGLTGLLLLLAVFLMALIAPFAYPGDPLDMVAQPFLWPGQDASYPLGTDSLGRDVVAGIVHGAQVSLLIGFCAVLVSLLIGMLVGSLAGYFGGRVDSVLVHITELFQTFPTFLLVVVLVAIGQPSVTLISTAIGIASWPTIARLVRAEFRSLRESDFVLAARSQGFSSLRIILQEMLPNALPSIIVTTSVMVASAILIESALAFLGFGDPNRVSWGSMIGAGRESLRTAWYLTALPGGVLVLTVLSLNLVGDALNDALNPRLRERNA; encoded by the coding sequence ATGAAAAATTCGCACGCTGAACACGCCGCTGCGCCGGCCAACGGCATTATCCCACGGCAAGGGAAAACCTTCCGTCTGCCGACAACGGTGCGCGGTTTTCTGCGCAATCCGGCCGGATTGACCGGGTTACTGTTGCTTCTGGCGGTGTTTCTTATGGCGCTGATAGCCCCCTTCGCCTATCCCGGCGATCCCCTCGATATGGTGGCGCAGCCGTTCCTGTGGCCGGGACAGGACGCCAGCTATCCGTTGGGGACCGACTCCCTGGGGCGCGACGTCGTCGCCGGCATCGTGCACGGCGCGCAGGTGTCGCTGCTGATCGGCTTCTGCGCGGTGCTGGTCAGTCTGCTCATCGGCATGCTGGTAGGCAGCCTGGCCGGTTATTTCGGCGGCCGCGTCGATAGCGTGCTGGTGCATATCACGGAATTGTTTCAGACCTTCCCCACCTTCCTGCTGGTGGTGGTGCTGGTGGCCATCGGTCAGCCTTCGGTAACGCTGATCTCCACCGCCATCGGCATCGCCTCCTGGCCGACCATCGCGCGTCTGGTGCGCGCCGAGTTCCGATCGCTGCGCGAAAGCGACTTCGTGCTGGCCGCCCGCAGCCAGGGCTTCTCCAGCCTGCGCATCATCCTGCAGGAGATGCTGCCCAATGCGCTGCCGTCGATTATCGTCACCACCTCGGTGATGGTGGCCTCGGCCATTCTGATTGAATCGGCGCTCGCTTTCCTCGGCTTTGGCGACCCTAATCGCGTTAGTTGGGGCTCGATGATCGGCGCCGGACGCGAATCGCTGCGCACCGCCTGGTATCTGACGGCATTGCCGGGCGGCGTGCTGGTGCTGACCGTGTTATCGCTCAATCTGGTGGGCGATGCGCTCAATGATGCGCTGAACCCACGCCTGCGGGAGAGAAACGCATGA
- a CDS encoding MetQ/NlpA family ABC transporter substrate-binding protein, whose product MKSGNMKIFGRGCAGALLALALAATAQAADVVKIGSTAGATSDAILAAVDDAKAQGIDVQLVEFTDWTLPNEALNNGDIDLNFFQHEPFLQNAIKERGYKLQNIGFGLLQNIGIYSNKITDLKNVPQHAKVGVPNDPVNQGRGLLLLQKAGLIKLRNGDATDATLDDISENPHQLQFFEIEGPQLIRSLQDLDLSVVWPSYFFNAGTPQKASEALLYSGVSDSYYAMRFTARSDRADDPVLKKFVAIYQNSPAVRKTIAERFNNDPNLYALPWLKDGQKP is encoded by the coding sequence ATGAAAAGCGGCAATATGAAAATATTTGGCCGGGGATGCGCGGGCGCGTTGCTGGCATTGGCGCTGGCGGCGACGGCTCAGGCCGCGGACGTAGTGAAGATCGGCTCCACCGCCGGCGCGACGTCCGACGCCATACTGGCCGCCGTCGATGATGCCAAAGCCCAGGGTATTGACGTGCAATTGGTGGAATTTACCGACTGGACGCTGCCGAATGAAGCGTTAAATAACGGCGATATCGATCTGAATTTTTTTCAGCACGAACCGTTCCTGCAAAACGCCATCAAAGAAAGGGGCTATAAGTTACAGAATATCGGCTTCGGACTGCTCCAGAATATCGGCATCTACTCGAACAAGATAACCGACCTCAAAAATGTGCCGCAGCATGCCAAGGTCGGCGTGCCTAACGATCCGGTGAATCAGGGGCGCGGCCTGCTGCTGTTGCAAAAGGCCGGGCTGATCAAACTGCGCAACGGCGACGCCACTGACGCGACGCTGGATGATATCAGCGAGAATCCGCATCAGCTGCAATTCTTTGAGATCGAAGGACCGCAGTTGATTCGTTCATTGCAGGATCTGGATTTGTCCGTTGTTTGGCCTTCCTATTTCTTCAATGCCGGCACGCCGCAAAAGGCCAGCGAAGCGTTGCTGTACTCCGGGGTAAGCGATAGCTACTACGCCATGCGTTTCACGGCGCGCAGCGATCGCGCCGACGATCCGGTGTTGAAGAAGTTTGTGGCGATCTATCAAAACTCGCCGGCAGTGCGCAAAACGATTGCCGAACGTTTTAATAACGATCCAAATCTGTATGCTTTGCCCTGGCTGAAGGACGGACAAAAGCCATGA
- a CDS encoding M20 family metallopeptidase has translation MGAASLLSQLEESIEQHSEEYITVSRDIHAHPETGNNEYYANQLLTSLLSKNRFQVTSNVAGHETAFYALKESGKPGPTVAFLAEYDALIDIGHACGHNIIGVTSVAAAIALGEVIEVTGGRVVVLGTPAEEGGLRGKGGPNGNVKARFVEHGLLEDVDVALMVHPSGKTRLTGPSLANNHLYFHFYGKPSHAGSSPHKGVNALDALVLLYNGISVLRQQLPDGVRVHGIITNGGQAPNVIPEYASAHYYIRAKTREEVVALEPRIRAIADGAALATGATVKIEHQVGPRDFRINQRLNALLLEEFTAVGEKVDLSDKTGIASTDAGDISHAVPTAHPTIKIGPDDLIGHTVPFREAANSPLGYTALIAGAKVLARSGLRLLTDAQLLQEVKDEFAGQVAVTDAA, from the coding sequence ATGGGCGCAGCATCGTTATTATCGCAACTGGAAGAGAGCATCGAACAGCATAGTGAGGAATATATTACCGTTTCCAGGGATATCCACGCCCATCCGGAAACGGGAAATAACGAATATTATGCCAATCAGTTGCTTACCTCCCTCCTGTCGAAAAACCGCTTTCAGGTTACGTCGAACGTGGCGGGGCATGAAACGGCCTTTTATGCGCTAAAAGAGAGCGGCAAACCGGGGCCGACGGTTGCCTTTCTGGCGGAATACGACGCGCTGATTGATATCGGCCATGCCTGCGGTCACAACATTATCGGCGTGACCAGCGTGGCGGCGGCGATCGCGCTCGGCGAGGTCATTGAGGTTACCGGCGGGCGCGTCGTGGTGTTAGGCACGCCGGCCGAAGAGGGCGGATTACGCGGTAAAGGCGGCCCGAACGGCAATGTAAAGGCGCGTTTTGTCGAACACGGCTTGCTGGAGGACGTGGATGTCGCGCTGATGGTTCATCCTTCCGGCAAAACGCGGCTCACCGGACCTTCGCTGGCCAATAATCACCTCTATTTCCACTTTTACGGCAAGCCTTCCCATGCCGGCAGTTCCCCCCATAAAGGCGTAAACGCGCTGGATGCGCTGGTGCTGCTGTATAACGGCATCAGCGTCTTGCGCCAGCAGTTGCCGGACGGCGTTAGGGTGCACGGCATTATCACCAACGGCGGCCAGGCGCCTAACGTCATTCCTGAATATGCCTCGGCGCATTACTACATTCGCGCCAAAACCCGTGAAGAGGTCGTCGCGCTGGAGCCGCGGATTCGCGCCATCGCCGACGGCGCGGCGCTGGCGACCGGCGCGACGGTGAAGATTGAACATCAGGTCGGGCCGCGTGATTTCCGCATCAACCAGCGGCTGAATGCGTTGCTGCTGGAGGAGTTCACCGCCGTGGGGGAAAAGGTCGATCTATCGGATAAAACGGGCATTGCGTCAACCGATGCCGGGGATATCAGTCATGCGGTGCCGACGGCGCATCCCACCATCAAAATCGGCCCGGACGATCTGATCGGCCATACCGTGCCGTTCCGTGAAGCGGCCAATTCTCCGCTCGGCTACACGGCGCTGATCGCCGGGGCGAAAGTGCTGGCGCGCAGCGGGCTGCGTCTGCTGACCGACGCCCAGCTATTACAGGAAGTCAAAGACGAATTCGCCGGTCAGGTCGCGGTCACGGATGCCGCCTGA
- a CDS encoding ABC transporter permease, with product MNKFSRTWGVLRRTTLHALPTAIGIVIVVFLLLQLVPGDAADVLAGESGGATADAMAQLRSQFGLDLPILQQLYRYLNDLAHFSLGFSPRYNAPVMDLILSRLPSTLFLMLLSQITAVIAGIVLGAVMAVWAGKWPDRLLSLLALLLYSTPGFWIGLMALIVFSVHLDWLPSGGNITIGADLNGWAYIQDMLRHAALPVLALSSFFIAIYARLTRAAMLEISRQDFVRTAHAKGLAPLAVTVRHILRCALLPITTVAGMHFGNLLGGAAVVETVFSWPGLGRLALDAVLARDFNVLLGVLLLSALLVIVANVLVDLLQSWLDPRIKVS from the coding sequence ATGAATAAATTTTCCCGAACATGGGGCGTCCTGCGGCGCACGACGCTGCATGCGCTGCCAACCGCCATCGGTATCGTCATCGTGGTTTTTCTCCTACTGCAACTGGTTCCGGGCGATGCGGCGGACGTGCTGGCCGGCGAATCGGGCGGCGCCACCGCGGACGCCATGGCCCAACTGCGCAGCCAGTTCGGGCTCGATCTGCCGATTCTGCAACAGCTGTATCGCTACCTGAATGATCTGGCGCATTTCAGCCTGGGCTTTTCACCTCGCTATAACGCGCCGGTGATGGATCTGATCTTATCCCGCCTGCCTAGTACGCTGTTTTTGATGCTGCTTTCACAGATAACCGCCGTCATCGCCGGTATCGTTCTGGGCGCGGTCATGGCCGTTTGGGCAGGCAAATGGCCGGATCGTCTGCTGTCGCTGCTGGCCCTGCTGCTTTACTCCACTCCCGGCTTCTGGATCGGTCTGATGGCGCTCATCGTGTTTTCCGTCCACCTCGACTGGCTGCCGAGCGGCGGCAATATCACTATCGGCGCCGACCTGAACGGCTGGGCCTACATTCAGGATATGTTGCGCCACGCGGCGCTGCCGGTACTGGCGCTTAGCAGCTTTTTCATCGCCATCTACGCCCGTCTGACCCGCGCCGCGATGTTGGAAATCAGCCGGCAGGATTTCGTCCGCACCGCGCACGCCAAGGGACTGGCGCCGCTGGCGGTGACCGTCCGCCATATCCTGCGCTGCGCGCTGCTGCCCATCACCACCGTCGCCGGCATGCATTTCGGCAACCTGTTGGGCGGCGCGGCGGTGGTGGAAACCGTATTCAGTTGGCCGGGGCTCGGACGTCTGGCGCTGGACGCCGTACTGGCGCGCGATTTCAACGTGCTGCTTGGCGTGCTGCTGCTGTCGGCCCTGCTGGTCATCGTCGCCAACGTGCTGGTCGATTTGCTGCAATCCTGGCTCGATCCCCGTATCAAGGTAAGCTGA
- a CDS encoding ABC transporter substrate-binding protein: MNKRIVLPLLFLISSFAIANVQADEQTPQRGGTLNFLVEPEPPVLTTLVNTAGPILKVNAKVIEGLLSYDFDLKPIPQLATRWEIGPDGKSYTFHLRQGVKWHDGKDFTSADVAFSILAVKKYNSRGQGTFASVSDVKTPDPYTAVVELSQPAPYLISAFSANEAPIVPRHLYEGTDIRSNPHNAAPIGTGPFIFKEWVRGSHIIYVRNPDYWDRPKPYIDQLVVKFIPDAATRAITFETGALDLGSESPVPLSEIERIKTNGKLGIETGGYGYGPTQTRIEFNLDNPYLKNLKVRQAIAHSINREVLKNVVWYGYAVNSPTPVTPELAQFHDNSPSPYAFDIKRAEQLLDEAGFPRQANGIRFRLTHDYMPYGDGFKRVAEYIKSALAKVGIDVVIRSQDFATYIKRVYTDRDFDFTNHSISNLFDPAVGVQRLYWSQAFKPGVPFGNGSHYNNPEVDRLLEQAAVEIDPNKRAELYKAFQRIVIQELPDLNLLQLKRLTIYNQRVHNHLTDIQGVNGSMADVWLEQ, translated from the coding sequence ATGAACAAACGAATTGTCCTCCCGTTGCTGTTTTTAATCAGTTCGTTCGCCATCGCCAACGTTCAGGCGGACGAACAAACGCCGCAGCGCGGCGGTACGCTGAATTTTCTGGTGGAGCCGGAGCCGCCGGTGCTGACCACGCTGGTCAACACCGCAGGGCCGATCCTAAAGGTCAACGCCAAGGTGATTGAGGGACTATTGAGCTATGACTTCGATCTCAAGCCGATACCGCAGTTAGCCACCCGTTGGGAGATCGGCCCGGACGGCAAAAGTTATACCTTCCATTTACGCCAGGGGGTCAAGTGGCACGACGGCAAAGATTTCACCTCCGCCGATGTCGCCTTTTCCATTCTCGCGGTGAAAAAATACAATTCCCGCGGCCAGGGCACCTTCGCCAGCGTCAGCGATGTGAAAACGCCCGATCCCTATACCGCCGTCGTCGAACTGTCGCAGCCTGCGCCCTATCTCATCAGCGCATTCTCCGCCAACGAAGCGCCCATTGTCCCCCGCCATCTGTATGAAGGAACCGATATCCGCAGCAATCCGCACAACGCCGCGCCTATCGGCACCGGCCCGTTTATTTTCAAAGAGTGGGTGCGCGGCAGCCATATCATTTATGTACGCAATCCTGACTATTGGGATCGACCGAAACCTTATATCGATCAGTTGGTGGTGAAATTTATTCCCGACGCGGCCACCCGCGCCATCACCTTCGAAACCGGCGCGCTCGATCTGGGCAGCGAGTCTCCGGTGCCGCTGAGCGAAATCGAACGCATCAAGACCAACGGCAAACTGGGTATTGAAACCGGCGGCTACGGCTACGGCCCGACCCAGACTCGCATCGAGTTCAACCTGGATAATCCCTATCTGAAAAACCTGAAAGTGCGCCAGGCCATCGCGCATAGCATTAACCGCGAGGTGCTGAAAAACGTGGTGTGGTATGGCTATGCGGTCAACTCCCCGACGCCCGTCACGCCGGAACTGGCCCAGTTTCACGACAATTCGCCCTCGCCCTACGCTTTCGATATCAAACGGGCCGAACAATTGCTGGACGAAGCCGGTTTCCCTCGTCAGGCCAACGGTATCCGTTTTCGCCTGACTCACGACTACATGCCGTACGGCGATGGTTTCAAACGCGTGGCGGAATATATTAAGTCCGCGCTGGCCAAGGTGGGGATCGACGTCGTCATCCGTTCGCAGGATTTCGCCACCTATATCAAGCGGGTGTATACCGACCGCGATTTCGATTTTACCAACCATTCCATCTCCAATCTGTTCGACCCGGCGGTAGGCGTACAGCGTCTGTACTGGTCGCAGGCGTTCAAGCCCGGCGTTCCCTTCGGCAACGGTTCCCACTACAACAACCCGGAAGTCGACCGCCTATTGGAGCAGGCCGCGGTGGAGATTGACCCAAACAAACGAGCCGAATTGTATAAAGCGTTCCAGCGCATCGTGATACAGGAGTTGCCCGACCTGAATCTGTTGCAGCTGAAACGGCTGACCATCTACAACCAGCGCGTTCACAACCATTTGACCGATATCCAGGGCGTCAACGGCTCCATGGCCGACGTCTGGCTGGAACAGTAA
- a CDS encoding methionine ABC transporter ATP-binding protein, translating to MRHSATALKAAPVFVDHGADAHSAGAPLSVAKTRGRGAGSVTFDNISRIYRSSNASVAALRDISLEIPAGCIFGIIGRSGAGKSTLLRTINRLDKPTTGKVLIDGVDIAKLSESGLVSLRRRIGMIFQHFNLLSAKTVWENIALPLKVSGVTKAEIARRVAELLALVGLQDKHHVYPSRLSGGQKQRVGIARALATSPEILLCDEATSALDPETTQAILQLLRDINRRLGITIILITHEMSVIRAIADRVLVLEQGRIAESGDVWQVFGSPRHEATKALLAPLRQDLPDDLRRSLQSRPLPDGVASERILQLSYTGEGGLEPDCSRIAQVLQAPVRLVHGGMDRIQGHAHGRLLLAMSGDAPLPDLAGLTQGPQAVAHQIEVIGYVPVAHYSI from the coding sequence ATGAGGCACTCGGCAACGGCATTGAAAGCGGCGCCGGTCTTTGTGGATCACGGGGCGGACGCGCATTCCGCCGGTGCGCCGCTCTCCGTGGCGAAGACTCGCGGCCGTGGCGCCGGTTCGGTGACATTCGATAATATTTCGCGCATTTACCGTTCATCCAATGCGTCGGTAGCGGCGCTGCGGGACATTAGTCTGGAGATCCCCGCGGGCTGTATTTTCGGCATTATAGGCCGCAGCGGGGCGGGTAAATCCACGCTGCTGCGTACCATTAATCGTCTGGATAAACCCACGACCGGCAAGGTTCTGATCGATGGCGTGGATATCGCTAAGCTGAGCGAGTCCGGACTGGTTAGCCTGCGCCGTCGTATTGGTATGATCTTTCAGCATTTTAATCTGCTGTCGGCGAAAACGGTGTGGGAGAATATCGCGCTGCCGTTGAAGGTATCGGGCGTGACGAAGGCGGAGATTGCGCGGCGCGTCGCCGAGCTTTTGGCGCTGGTGGGGCTACAGGATAAACATCATGTTTATCCCAGCCGGCTCTCCGGCGGACAGAAACAGCGCGTGGGCATCGCCCGGGCGCTGGCCACCTCGCCGGAGATTCTGCTGTGCGACGAGGCCACCTCGGCGTTGGATCCTGAAACCACCCAAGCCATTCTGCAATTGCTGCGCGATATCAATCGCCGTCTGGGCATCACCATCATCCTGATTACGCATGAAATGAGCGTAATTCGGGCCATCGCCGACCGGGTGCTGGTATTGGAGCAGGGACGCATTGCCGAATCGGGGGATGTGTGGCAAGTGTTCGGTTCGCCGCGGCATGAAGCGACCAAAGCTCTGCTGGCGCCGTTGCGGCAGGATTTGCCGGACGACTTGCGCCGCAGCCTGCAATCCCGGCCATTGCCGGACGGCGTCGCCAGCGAACGGATTCTGCAACTATCCTACACCGGCGAAGGCGGGCTGGAGCCGGATTGCTCCCGTATCGCCCAGGTATTGCAGGCTCCGGTTCGCCTGGTGCACGGCGGGATGGACCGCATTCAAGGCCATGCGCATGGCCGCCTGTTATTGGCGATGTCAGGCGATGCGCCGCTGCCTGATTTGGCCGGGCTTACGCAAGGCCCGCAGGCCGTTGCGCATCAGATCGAGGTGATTGGTTATGTTCCTGTCGCTCACTATTCCATTTAA